In the Oreochromis aureus strain Israel breed Guangdong linkage group 14, ZZ_aureus, whole genome shotgun sequence genome, one interval contains:
- the LOC116323680 gene encoding transmembrane protein 25 isoform X2, giving the protein MECVCLGRWTSGSAVVFLHTLALSWTGAIEPVPKIDGWHRGGVTLQENVTHRFNCHSDGWDPHAPPMLTWYLNGEQQRDPSPNRGRLVMTSQEDSEVMRPGSSHNSTFCLRARKWDRELVCVASNPRTGESYNATVTLNVQFQPEILRVNAHYSETSDPGLSLVLFALVRSNPPATITFVDQSGQLVANTSDFLILDSRSYPWLTNHTLRITLSSLSGNVSLNASNSVGTAQSNLTLAEFLQSRVEVPMLGIVTGGAMAFMALLILSLIVLCLMQKNKSKSIEDTVEIVMTKKSESANLKPDKTDKTHIPRENMSLPSNMQLNDLSTLRKAREAAQQNSVGEEKKEEDEEEDLSLAYAARAFFLSPYDFKVLPDIQWWATSIR; this is encoded by the exons atggagtgtgtgtgtctgggaagGTGGACGTCGGGCTCGGCCGTCGTGTTCCTTCACACACTGGCCCTGTCCTGGACAG GTGCAATTGAGCCCGTTCCTAAAATTGACGGATGGCACCGGGGAGGTGTGACGCTGCAGGAGAATGTGACACACCGGTTCAACTGCCATTCAGATGGCTGGGACCCCCACGCCCCTCCCATGCTGACCTGGTATTTGAACGGCGAGCAGCAGAGAGATCCATCACCAAACCGTGGCCGTCTGGTCATGACATCACAAGAGGATTCTGAGGTGATGAGACCGGGGTCCAGTCACAACAGCACCTTCTGTTTGAGGGCCAGAAAGTGGGACAGGGAACTGGTGTGTGTCGCATCAAACCCCAGGACAGGCGAGAGCTACAACGCCACGGTCACGCTCAATGTCCAGT tccagccagaAATCCTCAGGGTGAATGCCCACTATAGTGAAACCTCAGATCCTGGCCTCTCCCTGGTCCTCTTCGCCTTGGTGAGGTCAAATCCACCTGCCACGATCACCTTTGTTGACCAGTCCGGCCAGTTGGTGGCCAATACCTCTGACTTCCTCATTCTGGACTCACGAAGCTACCCGTGGCTGACCAATCACACGCTGAGAATCACGCTCAGCAGTCTATCAGGAAATGTCTCGCTGAACGCCAGCAACAGTGTGGGAACGGCGCAAAGCAACCTCACACTGGCAG AGTTCCTGCAGTCTCGTGTGGAGGTGCCCATGCTGGGAATCGTGACCGGAGGAGCCATGGCCTTCATGGCCCTGCTCATCCTCAGCCTGATAGTCCTCTGCCTCATGCAAAAAAACAAGAGCAAGTCTATTG AGGATACAGTGGAGATTGTGATGACCAAGAAGAG CGAGTCAGCCAATCTGAAGCCGGATAAAACTGATAAGACCCACATCCCCAGGGAGAACATGTCCCTGCCTTCAAACATGCAGCTCAACGACCTCAGCACTTTAAGGAAAG CCCGGGAGGCCGCCCAGCAGAACAGTGTGggagaggagaagaaagaggaagatgaggaggaagatCTATCTTTAGCCTATGCTGCCAGAG CGTTCTTTCTTTCCCCCTATGATTTCAAGGTTTTGCCAGATATCCAATGGTGGGCTACATCTATAAGGTGA
- the LOC116323680 gene encoding transmembrane protein 25 isoform X1, which yields MECVCLGRWTSGSAVVFLHTLALSWTGAIEPVPKIDGWHRGGVTLQENVTHRFNCHSDGWDPHAPPMLTWYLNGEQQRDPSPNRGRLVMTSQEDSEVMRPGSSHNSTFCLRARKWDRELVCVASNPRTGESYNATVTLNVQFQPEILRVNAHYSETSDPGLSLVLFALVRSNPPATITFVDQSGQLVANTSDFLILDSRSYPWLTNHTLRITLSSLSGNVSLNASNSVGTAQSNLTLAEFLQSRVEVPMLGIVTGGAMAFMALLILSLIVLCLMQKNKSKSIEDTVEIVMTKKSESANLKPDKTDKTHIPRENMSLPSNMQLNDLSTLRKAREAAQQNSVGEEKKEEDEEEDLSLAYAARGFARYPMVGYIYKVNSTSSEEIWL from the exons atggagtgtgtgtgtctgggaagGTGGACGTCGGGCTCGGCCGTCGTGTTCCTTCACACACTGGCCCTGTCCTGGACAG GTGCAATTGAGCCCGTTCCTAAAATTGACGGATGGCACCGGGGAGGTGTGACGCTGCAGGAGAATGTGACACACCGGTTCAACTGCCATTCAGATGGCTGGGACCCCCACGCCCCTCCCATGCTGACCTGGTATTTGAACGGCGAGCAGCAGAGAGATCCATCACCAAACCGTGGCCGTCTGGTCATGACATCACAAGAGGATTCTGAGGTGATGAGACCGGGGTCCAGTCACAACAGCACCTTCTGTTTGAGGGCCAGAAAGTGGGACAGGGAACTGGTGTGTGTCGCATCAAACCCCAGGACAGGCGAGAGCTACAACGCCACGGTCACGCTCAATGTCCAGT tccagccagaAATCCTCAGGGTGAATGCCCACTATAGTGAAACCTCAGATCCTGGCCTCTCCCTGGTCCTCTTCGCCTTGGTGAGGTCAAATCCACCTGCCACGATCACCTTTGTTGACCAGTCCGGCCAGTTGGTGGCCAATACCTCTGACTTCCTCATTCTGGACTCACGAAGCTACCCGTGGCTGACCAATCACACGCTGAGAATCACGCTCAGCAGTCTATCAGGAAATGTCTCGCTGAACGCCAGCAACAGTGTGGGAACGGCGCAAAGCAACCTCACACTGGCAG AGTTCCTGCAGTCTCGTGTGGAGGTGCCCATGCTGGGAATCGTGACCGGAGGAGCCATGGCCTTCATGGCCCTGCTCATCCTCAGCCTGATAGTCCTCTGCCTCATGCAAAAAAACAAGAGCAAGTCTATTG AGGATACAGTGGAGATTGTGATGACCAAGAAGAG CGAGTCAGCCAATCTGAAGCCGGATAAAACTGATAAGACCCACATCCCCAGGGAGAACATGTCCCTGCCTTCAAACATGCAGCTCAACGACCTCAGCACTTTAAGGAAAG CCCGGGAGGCCGCCCAGCAGAACAGTGTGggagaggagaagaaagaggaagatgaggaggaagatCTATCTTTAGCCTATGCTGCCAGAG GTTTTGCCAGATATCCAATGGTGGGCTACATCTATAAGGTGAACAGCACAAGCAGCGAGGAGATCTGGCTCTGA
- the LOC116328964 gene encoding T-cell surface glycoprotein CD3 gamma chain-like isoform X3, translating to MNCFLLSAVELTGTMKNRFALPSCLLLLWTFTVFVSCAEKVPDSIITVTELAEGIKVTCPDGHTFKKHNDTVELKRQTKDEYTGEYTCTKTDDTSKYVTIFVKFRSCDNCVELDIMSTVGMVIGNVVATIVIGVGVYLLASQTRTGPVVSNRKSKSSDRQHLVTESRGPSNDHYQPLRRAGQRDTYDELVHRK from the exons ATGAACTGTTTCCTTCTATCAGCAGTAGAACTCACAGGAACAATGAAGAATCGCTTTGCTTTGCCctcctgtttgctgctgctttGGACTTTCACAG TGTTTGTCAGCTGTGCAGAAAAAG ttccAGATTCCATAATAACAGTGACTGAGCTCGCTGAGGGAATTAAAGTGACTTGTCCTGACGGGCATacgtttaaaaaacacaatgatACTGTAGAACTAAAGCGTCAAACTAAAGATGAGTATACAGGAGAGTACACATGCACGAAGACTGACGACACTAGTAAATATGTAACAATCTTCGTGAAGTTTCGCA GCTGTGACAACTGTGTAGAGCTTGACATAATGTCCACAGTGGGCATGGTCATAGGAAATGTGGTGGCCACCATTGTGATTGGAGTGGGTGTCTATCTCCTCGCCTCTCAGACTCGGACCGGCCCCGTCGTCTCTAACAGAAAGAGTAAAA GCTCTGACAGACAGCATCTTGTTACTGAAAGCAGAGGACCGTCCAATGACCACTATCAG
- the LOC116328964 gene encoding T-cell surface glycoprotein CD3 delta chain-like isoform X2 has product MHMHRETETLRQTETGCSASETHSSSFRVELTGTMKNRFALPSCLLLLWTFTVFVSCAEKVPDSIITVTELAEGIKVTCPDGHTFKKHNDTVELKRQTKDEYTGEYTCTKTDDTSKYVTIFVKFRSCDNCVELDIMSTVGMVIGNVVATIVIGVGVYLLASQTRTGPVVSNRKSKSSDRQHLVTESRGPSNDHYQPLRRAGQRDTYDELVHRK; this is encoded by the exons atgcacatgcacagagagactgagACACTCCGACAGACAGAGACTGGATGCTCTGCGTCTGAGACCCACAGTTCTTCATTTCGTG TAGAACTCACAGGAACAATGAAGAATCGCTTTGCTTTGCCctcctgtttgctgctgctttGGACTTTCACAG TGTTTGTCAGCTGTGCAGAAAAAG ttccAGATTCCATAATAACAGTGACTGAGCTCGCTGAGGGAATTAAAGTGACTTGTCCTGACGGGCATacgtttaaaaaacacaatgatACTGTAGAACTAAAGCGTCAAACTAAAGATGAGTATACAGGAGAGTACACATGCACGAAGACTGACGACACTAGTAAATATGTAACAATCTTCGTGAAGTTTCGCA GCTGTGACAACTGTGTAGAGCTTGACATAATGTCCACAGTGGGCATGGTCATAGGAAATGTGGTGGCCACCATTGTGATTGGAGTGGGTGTCTATCTCCTCGCCTCTCAGACTCGGACCGGCCCCGTCGTCTCTAACAGAAAGAGTAAAA GCTCTGACAGACAGCATCTTGTTACTGAAAGCAGAGGACCGTCCAATGACCACTATCAG
- the LOC116328964 gene encoding T-cell surface glycoprotein CD3 delta chain-like isoform X1: MHMHRETETLRQTETGCSASETHSSSFRAVELTGTMKNRFALPSCLLLLWTFTVFVSCAEKVPDSIITVTELAEGIKVTCPDGHTFKKHNDTVELKRQTKDEYTGEYTCTKTDDTSKYVTIFVKFRSCDNCVELDIMSTVGMVIGNVVATIVIGVGVYLLASQTRTGPVVSNRKSKSSDRQHLVTESRGPSNDHYQPLRRAGQRDTYDELVHRK; this comes from the exons atgcacatgcacagagagactgagACACTCCGACAGACAGAGACTGGATGCTCTGCGTCTGAGACCCACAGTTCTTCATTTCGTG CAGTAGAACTCACAGGAACAATGAAGAATCGCTTTGCTTTGCCctcctgtttgctgctgctttGGACTTTCACAG TGTTTGTCAGCTGTGCAGAAAAAG ttccAGATTCCATAATAACAGTGACTGAGCTCGCTGAGGGAATTAAAGTGACTTGTCCTGACGGGCATacgtttaaaaaacacaatgatACTGTAGAACTAAAGCGTCAAACTAAAGATGAGTATACAGGAGAGTACACATGCACGAAGACTGACGACACTAGTAAATATGTAACAATCTTCGTGAAGTTTCGCA GCTGTGACAACTGTGTAGAGCTTGACATAATGTCCACAGTGGGCATGGTCATAGGAAATGTGGTGGCCACCATTGTGATTGGAGTGGGTGTCTATCTCCTCGCCTCTCAGACTCGGACCGGCCCCGTCGTCTCTAACAGAAAGAGTAAAA GCTCTGACAGACAGCATCTTGTTACTGAAAGCAGAGGACCGTCCAATGACCACTATCAG